One Pectinophora gossypiella chromosome 21, ilPecGoss1.1, whole genome shotgun sequence genomic region harbors:
- the LOC126376630 gene encoding probable peroxisomal membrane protein PEX13, with the protein MSEPRQFEVNSDPCLSNAAVTGGIDTPAFRNPIPSTSTGMTGLGPPSLPPRPDLSMQSYGMNQGYSSYGMGGMGSYGMGGTYGMGGYGGMGYGMGMGGYGMGMGGMGMGYGGYNRFGGPMYGGDIESRFIQMAEESSRPAFDSIQSLVGAVGSVAMMLENTFFALTSSFRAILGVAENFGRLRSLFAQFWSTFAVVRSLNWLVRKLMVLLGIRTESEFKAWAEAVAATQAGAATPEQRAKGSSWPILLFFGVIAAAPYIVLKMLSGLTSCIHEKLHDPTTWQNPLRAVAQHDFQASSPQEISFTTSQVLTVAPQHLQGQLWNSGWLMASTDRQHAGLVPVNYIKVIKPVDGANPTANQTVPNEKSEKTEVTGASIPDLDKFYKQEL; encoded by the exons ATGAGTGAACCAAGACAATTTGAAGTAAACTCTGACCCTTGTTTATCTAATGCTGCCGTTACGGGTGGCATAGATACGCCCGCGTTTAGAAACCCTATTCCTTCAACCTCCACAGGCATGACCGGATTGGGGCCTCCCTCTTTGCCTCCCAGACCAGACCTTAGCATGCAAAGCTATGGGATGAATCAAGGATACTCATCCTATGGTATGGGAGGTATGGGATCATACGGCATGGGGGGAACGTATGGTATGGGAGGATATGGAGGTATGGGATATGGAATGGGAATGGGAGGGTATGGAATGGGCATGGGAGGGATGGGAATGGGATATGGAGGATACAATAGATTTGGAGGACCAATGTACGGAGGAGATATTGAAAGCAG atTTATACAAATGGCAGAGGAGAGTTCGCGGCCAGCATTTGATTCCATCCAAAGTCTAGTAGGAGCAGTGGGCAGTGTTGCCATGATGCTCGAGAATACATTCTTTGCTCTCACCAGTTCTTTCAGAGCTATTCTTG GAGTAGCGGAGAACTTTGGTAGACTAAGGTCCCTTTTCGCGCAGTTCTGGTCGACCTTCGCAGTAGTTCGGAGTCTCAACTGGCTCGTCAGGAAACTTATGGTGTTACTTGGCATCAGGACCGAGAGTGAATTTAag GCGTGGGCCGAAGCGGTAGCGGCGACGCAGGCCGGCGCGGCTACTCCCGAGCAGCGCGCGAAGGGCTCCAGCTGGCCCATCCTGCTTTTCTTCGGAGTCATCGCCGCGGCCCCCTACATCGTACTCAAGATGCTCAGCGGGCTGACCAGCTGTATTCATGAGAAAT TGCATGATCCGACCACCTGGCAGAACCCTCTCCGCGCAGTCGCCCAGCACGACTTCCAAGCCTCATCTCCCCAGGAGATCAGCTTCACCACCTCGCAGGTCCTCACCGTGGCCCCTCAGCACCTGCAAGGCCAGCTCTGGAACTCCGGATGGCTGATGGCTTCAACGGACAGACAACATGCAGGACTAGTACCTGTCAACTACATCAAAGTCATCAAACCAGTGGACGGTGCAAACCCAACTGCCAACCAAACGGTTCCAAATGAAAAGAGTGAGAAGACGGAAGTGACAGGAGCAAGTATACCGGATTTGGATAAGTTCTACAAGCAAGAGCTGTAa
- the LOC126376707 gene encoding 40S ribosomal protein S7, whose translation MSTKIIKAGVAEADPFETSISQALVELETNSDLKAQLRELYITKAKEIELHNKKSIIIYVPMPKLKAFQKIQIRLVRELEKKFSGKHVVFIGDRKILPKPSHKTRVANKQKRPRSRTLTSVYDAILEDLVFPAEIVGKRIRVKLDGSQLIKVHLDKNQQTTIEHKVDTFQSVYKKLTGREVTFEFPEPYL comes from the exons ATGAGTACGAAGATCATCAAAGCTGGAGTCGCCGAGGCCGACCCGTTCGAGACCTCGATCTCGCAGGCCCTGGTCGAGTTGGAGACCAACTCGGACCTGAAGGCACAACTTAGGGAGCTGTACATTACTAAGGCTAAAGAAATTGAACTCCACAACAAAAAG TCAATCATCATTTACGTGCCGATGCCCAAGCTGAAGGCCTTCCAGAAGATTCAGATCCGCCTGGTCCGTGAGTTGGAGAAGAAGTTCAGCGGCAAGCATGTTGTCTTCATTGGTGATCGCAAGATCCTGCCCAAGCCCAGCCACAAGACCCGTGTTGCTAACAAACAGAAGAGGCCACGATCAAG GACACTGACGTCAGTGTACGACGCTATCCTGGAGGACCTGGTGTTCCCCGCCGAGATCGTTGGCAAGCGCATCCGGGTCAAGCTGGACGGCTCGCAGCTCATCAAGGTGCACCTAGACAAGAACCAGCAGACTACCATCGAACACAAA GTCGACACTTTCCAGTCTGTCTACAAGAAGCTGACGGGGCGCGAAGTCACCTTCGAGTTCCCCGAACCTTACTTGTAA